A segment of the Anguilla anguilla isolate fAngAng1 chromosome 6, fAngAng1.pri, whole genome shotgun sequence genome:
GTTATGGTTACTTTGAATCTGTCCAGTTGGTTTAAACATAATCTGTGATCACATCAAATTGTAAAAGGGCATCTGCTAGTCATCCAGTTATCATTTGATTAGcagggaaaccattttaattgaaaacctAAACAATTTAGGCAAGCCATTGCTAAGTCTGAGTTAAGCAGGGGATAGGGTATTTGAAAGGGAGCCTAAAGGTTGGGATAATTAGGCAGGCTATGTATGGAAATGTTGTAAAGTAACGGACTACTGTAAGCCTGAGGAGATTAACCAGGGTTAAATCGAATTGAGGACGTTAGCTAGCGTACATTCACAGCAACAGCAGCCAGTTATGGCAGCCAACAGATATGGACTGCCAGTACTATTTTGTTCTAAAATGAAACAGGTTGATGTGAAGCTGAGGCAAGTAAGTAAAAATGATCATGTTTTAAAGTGTATACATCAGTCACAATTCCTGATCTTGGTCTgagtcagacctgggtcaaatatgtttttgttttggattcaaacacttgtctgtgctctattgatcttgcctggtgtaactgagccggCCAATGTGATCAGAAGGCGGTGCTACAGAAGTACTACAGTTCATAttgcttaatttttttctgtttacatgaCTAAATTTTCCAGGTTTTCTGCgctaaaaaattaaaaagtggtGAAGTTCatacattcataaaatgaatcATTGGATTTagttaataaaattatgaacagcGGTTGCATGCAATATTAGTCAGTATATGTTACTTCAACTGATTAAGTACTAGTACAAGTACCTAATCAGTTGATGTTATAAATACTTAAGGAGAGTCCAAAAGGAGTgctaactgtaaaaaatatttagggGCCCATCttctaattgggatgcattagtgtgcaacttaggagcacatgtgctccttggaaaaaaaattagcatCGAGCCCTGTAAAACCTTTTGTTTCTGGAACAGTTTCTTTAATAAATAGCCTATTTTACTAAATCTGCCCTCTCAGCAATTCTTGCACAAATATAACGGAAAATATAATGGAGCTGCATTATGAGATTTTTTGAGGGAAACCTGACCCTTTATTTTAGGAATGGAGCAAACAGTGTTGCTGTCCTTGCTTGAAATGGCTTTATCTATTGAAAGAACACCACTACAGAATTGTCATCATTGCCTCACAAATTGCTTGTGTGCTACACAATACTTCTACGTGGTAAATATCCGTGTCAGGTCCTTCcagttttaagttacttttttaTGCAAGAATGTAGCAAACTGGCGAGTGCCACATATCCCTTTATAGCAGATATAGCTACCTATTTAACTTGGccaacataattatttttgttgtatttttactaAAAACAACTCTGCATACTGTCAGCCGATAAACCATGCTTCCATTGTTTATCTAACAGTAACTATTTGGGCTAATATATCTGAGCTATACTGACCAAAAATATTAGTCATCTTCAAACTATAATTCTTCAACTGTGTTGTGCTGGTAGGATTTACATCACTACCAAAACTATTATtaagttttaaagaaaaattacaaaacGTTTACATTTGTCCTGCATTGTTTCTGAGGGTAGACATCCAGCCTTGCCTAATCTATCCAGAAAGGTAATCTCATGTGTGAACAGAATCAACAGAATTTTCCCATATCAGAGACCTATGTCTGAATGGGGAAAACCACTACCTAACCTAGATAACTGAACCTCAAGGAGCACCACAAACAGAAGTCCAAACAGGTGAGCTTGGCCTTTCTTTTATACCAGGGATGCCACTGTCACCTGGGACTATCAAAACATGTCAGATAAAGACTAAATGGTTATCTTTAATTTAGAGCTTGTTTTCTTAACATTGAAGGCAAGACGTTGAtgtgtgcttattcagtattcatgttATACAATTATACATTTACTTTGTTAGGTTTTactatgttacattacaggcatttagcagacgctcatatccaaagcgacttacacaacttttacacagcatttttacattgtatccatttatacagctggatatatactgaagcaatttcggttaagtaccttgctcaagggtacaacggcagtgtccttacccgggaatcgaacctgagacctttcggttacaagcccagttccttacccactgtgctacactccgtcctatatgTGCTCCGTCCATTATGTGCTTATGTATTAACCATGCACCATTCAAATTTGGAATGTTAAGCATGTTATTAATAAGACTTTTTGATTATAAAAAGTAGAGACTGCCCCTACTTTCTTCAGTTCAGGCTTGTCCACCTTTTCATGTGCAAGTGCAggactctttctgcagaaataaattttgtttcttACATGAACAGTATATAGCTTGTTGTGTAATGGGAGAATGTTCCCTGCTCAACAGTTCCATGTGTAAAAGGGACTCTCTAGGGCCCcagtggaaggggggggggggctttgaacAATTTGAGCACCCAATTTAGGTGACCCAGAGGTGACAGTTTGAACGATGTGAGCACCCACttcaaatgtgaatttgaaacaaaaaaaaaaaaaacccactttgACGCAAGACAAAACAGGGTCCGCAGCAGACCATGAAATGGTTCTGATAGGCCTAGGACAGGGGTCcataaccctggtcctggagagccacaggtaATGCTGGTCTTCGTTTgtacttaattaattaatcaattaaagcagcgGATAATACAGTTAATCCACTTTACCTGGCTTCTTGGGCCTGAATTgaagctgaaaacaaaaatcagcagaccaTGTCGTGCTCCAGGGCCAGGGCTAGGAACCAGAGCAGATCGTAAGCAAAGTCTGCTTGTGTTTGAACTCACTAATTGTTGTTCGCAggtgtatattattattattattatcattattattattattaatttttgtagttttgaaaAGATTTATTTAGCTTCTTCTACCAAATTCATTGTATAGTTTTTGTATACTCCTGCAAAACAAGACTCCATTTATTTTAGTGTAAATGCAGATGCCCATCTCCTCTTGACACTCACCTGGTAGCCCCTGGCTTGACTCCGAGCATTTCCCAGCTGTCTTTGCTGCTGCGGATCCTGCGGATGGTGTCAGCCTGTTCCCTGGTGAAGCCAGCGCTGACCCCCGAAGCCGGCCGCCGCCCCCCATTCTCGCACATGTCAGTAATGGAGGAGAAGAAGGCCTGGGAAAGCAGCAAAGCCGGGCATAAGGAGCCATCATTCCACAGGGAGGAAACAGTTCTGTGGGAATTCTATGTTTCAGGCGCCAGCACCAGTTGACAGTCAATGAGTtcagaacgcccccccccccccgccccccccaaccccaccccaccccaccccacccggcCTTTTCTGATGCAACACTGTGAGCTCTGAAACATGGACAACAGTCTGCAGGGCTCTTTCATCCCTGATCTTACAAACTGAGAATGCAGCCTATTGCTATGAGGGAAGCCATTCAACCATCTGGTTAATTcagcatcatttttaaatgactcaTAACAGCCTCCCTCCATCTGTTCTGAGAGAGTTATCCATATGAAGAGCACTGGAAAAACAACAATCTTCTGCTGCTCAGGGCCATAATGAACTAGAGGAATAGCCTTATCACATTAGCGCCTATCCAAACTTACAAAGAGGCACAGTTAGGCAGCTAGGCAGACTGGCTGGGAAACCAAGCTGAGACCTGAATTTAGGTCCACCTTTTGGGACCGGCAGTCACCGATAGCACAACAGAAAGCTGtgacaataaaaaaaggagTACGTCTGGAGCGCGCTCACCTGGAACATCTCGCTGATGCCCTCGCCGCTCTGCGCGGACGTCTCAAAGTAGTGGAACCCGCGGCTCTCCGCCCACAGACGGCCCTCGCTCTCGTCCACCACTCGCCTCTTCGTCAGGTCCACCTGCGCCACAGAAATCATCGCCAGAGCACTATTAACCATAGTAACTATATATAGTAACTATGACTCCTTCTCACATCTACATCAGCAGCATCATTCTTATTGTTAATGTATACACGCCAAGAATCAAATCTTTCTTGATGAGGCTGGCACCTGCTTGACCAATGTAAGGGCTTTATTAGACAAAAATGTTATTGTATAAATATCAGAGGCTCTCTGCTGGAGTGCAATTTAGCGAATCAACAAACTGCAATGAAACACACTGAGCTGATGTCACTAACTAGCTCATGAGTTCACCTAGCTCAAATGCTATGGAAACCACAAAATATTAAGACTAGTCTAGCTTGCTATGTTTTGCACCAAAAAGATAATTTTTCATCCATCTAGAGTGCTTCTATTAATATTTTAGTCTTCGATCGGCCTTTGGTGAACTGATCTGAATGGCCAGAAAATATTGGTTATGGTGGCCAGGTTAATCACTTTCAACTGAACTGACAACCATAGGTCCCCCATATGCTCATACATAGTATTAGTGCAGTTACAAAGCCGTACAGCGGCTTGAGTCATCATGCAGTGCAAAAGTTTGGGCCCCCCCatccaaatgtgaaaaaaaagtgaaattaagctacaggaacacaaaaaacatgttcaatAAGCTACTGAAAATGGTCTAGTAGTATGTCTACACCTTTACCCTCATTGAGAATTCCAAACatctatgaatatgcaaatcGGCAATGCTTGCTGATCTGGTACTGGGATAAAGAGTAGGCATGCAGATTCAAAGTCAATTTATTTCGAAACCCATCAAGTTCTGCATGTGgctccaaaaacaaaattaaattcccTAGATTCTATCACGTACATCCACatgattttaataaacaaattccacctatttttgttttagaatgggTTCCTTTGTTAATATGAGGAAAGAAGTTTGCATAGTGCTATGCATACTTTGCATAGTGGACCACGATAGGTTCCACATAATCATAAGCCATAAAACTGTAAAGCTGTAATAGTAATGCTTTATACAGGCTGGATCTCAGTAATGTATGTACCTTGTTGGCACACACGACAAAGACGATGCTCTCCATGTTGGCGTGTGAACCCATCTCCTGCTTCATCTCCCCCAGCCAACTGTCCAGGGCATCAAAGCTCTCTTTCAGCCCCACGTCGTACACCAGGATCACCCCCTGAGAGTCTTTGTAGAACTCATTTCGTACCTGCACAGGATGGTGAGGGAAGCATAACTTTACAGCAATGAGAAACGCCACCCAAAGATCACAATTCGGTATGATCCATCTTACCCTCGTAATAACTGGTGTGACCTGTGTACCATGTGTCAACCGTCTTATGACCGTGAGCAAAAGATCATTTGAAGTATTGAAGTCACTGAGAAATAAATTCTATCCtcataattttaatgaaattacgGTGTTGATTTAAGTGGAAATAACAGTGTAACAGTGATGGATCTACTATTCTCTATAGTTctgaactcacaaacacaaaaaaagataagaCATAAGTAAAGGCTTGGAGTCGTGTGTAAATCTGAACTGTAGCCTCCAGCAAATGTCTGAATACATCACTCATAATTCATCTATGTAAATCTCTACAGTGGGGAAATGGGAGCCCGGAGTGACATTGATTGAAGTGGGGGTTGgtacaatttttttgttgtgggcTGAAATATTATATGCGACATACAGTATTGGAAATAAGATAAATTAGCCACATAGTCATAATGATTTTTGTCTGGGGGCTGGGTTTCTCCTTAGGCGAATCGGAACTGGaaacttttgaaaatgtgcCATTTATCTTCATCCTCTTTCAACAATACATTTGATTTCTACATATTCATTA
Coding sequences within it:
- the dnajc27 gene encoding dnaJ homolog subfamily C member 27 translates to METNLQKRRENKKSLRVKVISLGNAEVGKSCIIKRYCEKRFVPKYLATIGIDYGVTKVQVRDREMKVNIFDMAGHPFFYEVRNEFYKDSQGVILVYDVGLKESFDALDSWLGEMKQEMGSHANMESIVFVVCANKVDLTKRRVVDESEGRLWAESRGFHYFETSAQSGEGISEMFQAFFSSITDMCENGGRRPASGVSAGFTREQADTIRRIRSSKDSWEMLGVKPGATREEVNKAYRKLAVLLHPDKCVAPGSEDAFKAVVNARTSLLKNIK